A window of the Gossypium arboreum isolate Shixiya-1 chromosome 2, ASM2569848v2, whole genome shotgun sequence genome harbors these coding sequences:
- the LOC108469891 gene encoding uncharacterized protein LOC108469891 isoform X2 has protein sequence MKKLINEEMSKQSNTRQNTPSIVARLMGMDALPFDSKPIVVPSVGKKNDRQQREKNAKGSDVYLSSNSNYSKKMDVDSIYGSRDRDAERWSTGQEFGKPRPREHPQEEELQKFKKEFEAWQAARLRECSKVVDVGSISMAQEKLSKEKMAHYAGSERAKHEKPLESKRFAVNENTYEMGLHRRHKSEPFTAEQKESRSRCTNKDFKLPSMIHYNEKVDAAPTRIVILKPGPDRIYDHEESWTSSSGTFDERASIEDFLEEVRERLKLELQGKTLKKSSVIRGSGIETTFNEKPSDPRQIAKHIAEQVRENVSKDLKMNLVRSESTKSYRSSVQFNGPGSPEFINKDTRTFLSERLKNVQRQETQLDIPIVSTGRCRLPVFENGRDRLKQIEDFPKSGNDQSYWEIVKDEQEMQTRSFRHGDDVGLQNRESSTRNLIRSLSAPVSGTSFGKLLLEDRHILTGGQIRRKHEGIENVQVDVEKRKREKFNLKEKVSNIKYGLTLRRRLFGRKIQSMVYTYGAYDGPVKDILSGPTVINFGERHENSTEVPPSPASVCSSTNEEFWRQVDYPSPISTPDVTLGEENAVQQVFKEISSNLNELRRQLNELESDGVDDVSIEKESTESEIGDIEDQAEGYVRDLLVASGLYGGSCDKSLSRWDPLAKPIGDAVFEQVEESYRKLGKENDENDKKVDRKVLLDLLNEALSTILGPPVTLSRFRRKLVGSSILPHPRGRKLLNSVWEIIQTNLYPPNDRCYYSLDSMVARDLGSTPWSSLMDEETNVLVREVECYIIGNLVEEIVKDMH, from the exons ATGAAGAAACTGATTAATGAGGAGATGTCCAAACAATCTAACACCAGACAAAATACACCTAGTATTGTTGCCCGGCTTATGGGAATGGATGCATTGCCATTTGATTCAAAACCTATAGTAGTTCCATCAGTTGGGAAAAAGAATGATCGTCAGCAAAGGGAAAAAAATGCAAAGGGTTCAGATGTCTATTTATCTTCTAACTCAAATTACTCGAAGAAAATGGATGTTGACTCAATTTATGGTAGTCGAGACAGAGATGCAGAGAGATGGAGCACCGGCCAGGAGTTTGGAAAGCCAAGGCCTCGTGAACATCCTCAGGAGGAAGAATTGCAAAAATTTAAGAAAGAATTTGAGGCATGGCAAGCAGCCAGGCTTAGAGAATGTTCAAAGGTTGTTGATGTTGGAAGCATTTCTATGGCTCAAGAGAAACTGAGCAAGGAAAAGATGGCACATTATGCAGGTTCTGAAAGAGCAAAGCATGAGAAGCCTTTGGAATCTAAGAGGTTTGCAGTAAACGAAAATACGTATGAGATGGGTTTGCATCGCAGACATAAATCAGAACCTTTTACAGCTGAGCAAAAAGAATCAAGAAGCCGATGCACAAATAAGGATTTTAAGCTACCTTCTATGATACATTATAATGAGAAAGTCGATGCTGCTCCGACAAGGATAGTGATCTTAAAGCCTGGTCCTGATAGGATATATGACCATGAAGAATCATGGACCAGTTCCTCTGGCACTTTTGATGAAAGAGCTAGTATAGAAGATTTCCTTGAGGAGGTAAGGGAACGACTAAAACTAGAACTGCAAGGTAAAACTCTTAAAAAGAGTTCTGTGATCAGAGGAAGTGGAATCGAAACCACTTTCAATGAAAAGCCATCTGATCCAAGACAAATTGCTAAGCACATAGCAGAACAGGTCAGGGAAAATGTTAGTAAGGATCTTAAAATGAATTTAGTTCGATCAGAATCAACTAAATCATATAGAAGTTCAGTTCAGTTCAATGGACCAGGCTCCCCAGAGTTCATCAACAAAGATACAAGAACATTCTTGTCAGAGAGACTAAAGAATGTTCAAAGGCAAGAAACACAGTTGGATATACCAATTGTTTCCACTGGCAGATGTAGATTGCCTGTGTTTGAGAATGGAAGGGACAGGCTAAAGCAAATAGAAGATTTCCCTAAGTCTGGAAATGACCAGAGCTACTGGGAAATTGTTAAAGATGAACAAGAAATGCAAACCAGATCTTTCAGGCATGGAGATGATGTTGGGTTGCAAAATAGGGAATCGTCCACAAGAAATCTGATTAGGTCTTTGTCAGCACCAGTCTCGGGAACATCATTTGGGAAGCTGCTTTTAGAGGACCGCCATATTTTAACTGGTGGTCAGATTAGGAGGAAGCATGAAGGCATTGAGAATGTACAAGTGGATGTTGAAAAAAGGAAGAGAGAAAAGTTCAATTTGAAAGAGAAAGTTTCTAATATCAAGTATGGTTTGACACTTCGACGGAGGCTATTTGGCAGGAAGATTCAGTCAATGGTGTACACATATGGTGCCTATGATGGTCCTGTAAAAGATATATTGAGTGGACCAACAGTTATAAACTTCGGCGAGAGGCAT GAGAATTCTACTGAGGTGCCTCCCAGCCCAGCATCTGTTTGCAGCAGCACAAATGAAGAATTTTGGAGGCAAGTGGATTATCCCAGCCCGATATCAACACCTGATGTGACTTTAGGAGAAGAAAATGCAGTACAACAGGTTTTCAAAGAGATCAGTTCTAATCTGAATG AGTTGAGGAGGCAACTTAATGAACTCGAGTCTGATGGAGTGGATGACGTATCAATTGAAAAGGAGTCTACTGAATCAGAAATAGGGGATATAGAGGACCAAGCAGAAGGCTATGTTAGGGACCTGCTTGTTGCTTCTGGTTTATATGGTGGATCATGTGACAAATCCTTATCTAGATGGGACCCGTTAGCGAAGCCTATTGGTGATGCTGTCTTTGAACAAGTGGAAGAATCATATAGAAAGTTGGGCAAGGAAAATGATGAGAATGATAAGAAGGTAGATCGAAAGGTGTTGCTCGATTTGTTGAATGAAGCACTCTCAACCATACTTGGGCCACCAGTGACCCTTTCTCGGTTCAGGAGAAAGCTTGTTGGTTCCTCCATATTGCCGCATCCACGAGGAAGGAAGTTATTGAATTCAGTGTGGGAAATTATCCAAACCAATTTATATCCTCCAAATGATAGATGCTACTACTCGCTCGATAGCATGGTGGCCCGGGATCTAGGTTCAACCCCTTGGTCTAGCTTGATGGATGAAGAAACTAATGTTTTGGTAAGAGAGGTGGAATGCTACATTATAGGCAACCTGGTTGAGGAAATTGTGAAGGACATGCATTAA
- the LOC108469891 gene encoding uncharacterized protein LOC108469891 isoform X1, with translation MGGLFHFFEFNHSNMARKILAHKRHVGGLEAPRNSLELQLENSRNYCAVDDLPCSYQAEEDWAAKNYCRTEASMKKLINEEMSKQSNTRQNTPSIVARLMGMDALPFDSKPIVVPSVGKKNDRQQREKNAKGSDVYLSSNSNYSKKMDVDSIYGSRDRDAERWSTGQEFGKPRPREHPQEEELQKFKKEFEAWQAARLRECSKVVDVGSISMAQEKLSKEKMAHYAGSERAKHEKPLESKRFAVNENTYEMGLHRRHKSEPFTAEQKESRSRCTNKDFKLPSMIHYNEKVDAAPTRIVILKPGPDRIYDHEESWTSSSGTFDERASIEDFLEEVRERLKLELQGKTLKKSSVIRGSGIETTFNEKPSDPRQIAKHIAEQVRENVSKDLKMNLVRSESTKSYRSSVQFNGPGSPEFINKDTRTFLSERLKNVQRQETQLDIPIVSTGRCRLPVFENGRDRLKQIEDFPKSGNDQSYWEIVKDEQEMQTRSFRHGDDVGLQNRESSTRNLIRSLSAPVSGTSFGKLLLEDRHILTGGQIRRKHEGIENVQVDVEKRKREKFNLKEKVSNIKYGLTLRRRLFGRKIQSMVYTYGAYDGPVKDILSGPTVINFGERHENSTEVPPSPASVCSSTNEEFWRQVDYPSPISTPDVTLGEENAVQQVFKEISSNLNELRRQLNELESDGVDDVSIEKESTESEIGDIEDQAEGYVRDLLVASGLYGGSCDKSLSRWDPLAKPIGDAVFEQVEESYRKLGKENDENDKKVDRKVLLDLLNEALSTILGPPVTLSRFRRKLVGSSILPHPRGRKLLNSVWEIIQTNLYPPNDRCYYSLDSMVARDLGSTPWSSLMDEETNVLVREVECYIIGNLVEEIVKDMH, from the exons GTCTAGAAGCACCGCGAAATAGCTTGGAGCTGCAACTAGAAAATTCTCGGAACTACTGCGCTGTAGATGATCTGCCG TGCTCTTATCAAGCAGAAGAAGACTGGGCAGCAAAGAACTATTGTCGAACTGAGGCTTCAATGAAGAAACTGATTAATGAGGAGATGTCCAAACAATCTAACACCAGACAAAATACACCTAGTATTGTTGCCCGGCTTATGGGAATGGATGCATTGCCATTTGATTCAAAACCTATAGTAGTTCCATCAGTTGGGAAAAAGAATGATCGTCAGCAAAGGGAAAAAAATGCAAAGGGTTCAGATGTCTATTTATCTTCTAACTCAAATTACTCGAAGAAAATGGATGTTGACTCAATTTATGGTAGTCGAGACAGAGATGCAGAGAGATGGAGCACCGGCCAGGAGTTTGGAAAGCCAAGGCCTCGTGAACATCCTCAGGAGGAAGAATTGCAAAAATTTAAGAAAGAATTTGAGGCATGGCAAGCAGCCAGGCTTAGAGAATGTTCAAAGGTTGTTGATGTTGGAAGCATTTCTATGGCTCAAGAGAAACTGAGCAAGGAAAAGATGGCACATTATGCAGGTTCTGAAAGAGCAAAGCATGAGAAGCCTTTGGAATCTAAGAGGTTTGCAGTAAACGAAAATACGTATGAGATGGGTTTGCATCGCAGACATAAATCAGAACCTTTTACAGCTGAGCAAAAAGAATCAAGAAGCCGATGCACAAATAAGGATTTTAAGCTACCTTCTATGATACATTATAATGAGAAAGTCGATGCTGCTCCGACAAGGATAGTGATCTTAAAGCCTGGTCCTGATAGGATATATGACCATGAAGAATCATGGACCAGTTCCTCTGGCACTTTTGATGAAAGAGCTAGTATAGAAGATTTCCTTGAGGAGGTAAGGGAACGACTAAAACTAGAACTGCAAGGTAAAACTCTTAAAAAGAGTTCTGTGATCAGAGGAAGTGGAATCGAAACCACTTTCAATGAAAAGCCATCTGATCCAAGACAAATTGCTAAGCACATAGCAGAACAGGTCAGGGAAAATGTTAGTAAGGATCTTAAAATGAATTTAGTTCGATCAGAATCAACTAAATCATATAGAAGTTCAGTTCAGTTCAATGGACCAGGCTCCCCAGAGTTCATCAACAAAGATACAAGAACATTCTTGTCAGAGAGACTAAAGAATGTTCAAAGGCAAGAAACACAGTTGGATATACCAATTGTTTCCACTGGCAGATGTAGATTGCCTGTGTTTGAGAATGGAAGGGACAGGCTAAAGCAAATAGAAGATTTCCCTAAGTCTGGAAATGACCAGAGCTACTGGGAAATTGTTAAAGATGAACAAGAAATGCAAACCAGATCTTTCAGGCATGGAGATGATGTTGGGTTGCAAAATAGGGAATCGTCCACAAGAAATCTGATTAGGTCTTTGTCAGCACCAGTCTCGGGAACATCATTTGGGAAGCTGCTTTTAGAGGACCGCCATATTTTAACTGGTGGTCAGATTAGGAGGAAGCATGAAGGCATTGAGAATGTACAAGTGGATGTTGAAAAAAGGAAGAGAGAAAAGTTCAATTTGAAAGAGAAAGTTTCTAATATCAAGTATGGTTTGACACTTCGACGGAGGCTATTTGGCAGGAAGATTCAGTCAATGGTGTACACATATGGTGCCTATGATGGTCCTGTAAAAGATATATTGAGTGGACCAACAGTTATAAACTTCGGCGAGAGGCAT GAGAATTCTACTGAGGTGCCTCCCAGCCCAGCATCTGTTTGCAGCAGCACAAATGAAGAATTTTGGAGGCAAGTGGATTATCCCAGCCCGATATCAACACCTGATGTGACTTTAGGAGAAGAAAATGCAGTACAACAGGTTTTCAAAGAGATCAGTTCTAATCTGAATG AGTTGAGGAGGCAACTTAATGAACTCGAGTCTGATGGAGTGGATGACGTATCAATTGAAAAGGAGTCTACTGAATCAGAAATAGGGGATATAGAGGACCAAGCAGAAGGCTATGTTAGGGACCTGCTTGTTGCTTCTGGTTTATATGGTGGATCATGTGACAAATCCTTATCTAGATGGGACCCGTTAGCGAAGCCTATTGGTGATGCTGTCTTTGAACAAGTGGAAGAATCATATAGAAAGTTGGGCAAGGAAAATGATGAGAATGATAAGAAGGTAGATCGAAAGGTGTTGCTCGATTTGTTGAATGAAGCACTCTCAACCATACTTGGGCCACCAGTGACCCTTTCTCGGTTCAGGAGAAAGCTTGTTGGTTCCTCCATATTGCCGCATCCACGAGGAAGGAAGTTATTGAATTCAGTGTGGGAAATTATCCAAACCAATTTATATCCTCCAAATGATAGATGCTACTACTCGCTCGATAGCATGGTGGCCCGGGATCTAGGTTCAACCCCTTGGTCTAGCTTGATGGATGAAGAAACTAATGTTTTGGTAAGAGAGGTGGAATGCTACATTATAGGCAACCTGGTTGAGGAAATTGTGAAGGACATGCATTAA